The Deltaproteobacteria bacterium genome window below encodes:
- a CDS encoding FAD-dependent oxidoreductase: MIRLTVNGQSVEVEAGTKLLSAVEKIGVKVPTLCHHKALTPYGACRLCVVEVQAPGRGPALHASCSYPAIDGISVLTDTERVRRARKIVAELLLARCPGSDVIRRIASDLGVKEPRIASKNDDCVYCGLCVRMCAERMGRSAVGFSGRGPRKRLESPFGKHNGICWTCGACDFICPVGKKVSSLTSGKDTVPIHNEYNLNLDRRPAVSILYPQAVPNKPVIDKETCLHLNHDVCGICEAVCEAKAIDYKRQDETVELNVGAVVLSPGFELFDPKVKEDLGYGRYRNVLTALEFERILSASGPFSGEVLRPSDRSHPKRIAFLQCVGSRDHERDYCSSVCCMYATKEAVIAKEHSKEALHCDIFFMDVRAYGKGFEAYYETAKKNGVGYIRCRVPSVEEIPETGNLKVHYLAEDDRKASLEYDLVVLSVGMQPPKKAQELAATFGFELNDHRFCRTSAFRPIESTRDGVFVAGPFTEPKDIPETVMQGGASASKVLSLLSDVKGSLILPKEYPPELDVAGQEPRVGVFVCHCGTNIAGVVNVPGVVEYARTLPGVVYAENNLYTCSNDAQERIKEKIREHKLNRVLVASCTPRTHEPLFRNTIREAGLNPYLFEMANIRDQCSWVHMHEPEKATAKAKDLVRIADAKAVLLTPLRKGSVSVTKAALVIGGGVSGMTSALDLAGQGYDVYLLEKEKELGGNLRRLRYLLDGEDPRRELSSLLGKVEASDKIDVLTEAGIVKVEGSIGHFRTKVRTNGEDREIEHGVAIVATGAKEYLPKEYLYGQDERVLTQLELEERLAADGKRFLAGTGGAPKTVVMIQCVGSRNEDRPYCSRMCCSEAVKNALKIKELSPETNVYVLYRDIRTYGFREGYYTKARQEGVAFVRFDENLKPEVAANGKGLNVGVRDTVLGFDLEIPADLVILSAGTIPNEESKALAQHFKVPLNQDGFFLEAHLKLRPVDFATDGVYLCGLAHSPKTIEESIVQAGAASAKAAVILSKDALDLEANISHVVDANCDGCAYCVDPCPFKAVTLLEYMFKGAVKKTVEINESLCKGCGTCMATCPKKGVYVRGFTLEQIGAQISAALEAAGG; this comes from the coding sequence ATGATCCGCCTCACGGTGAACGGACAGAGCGTCGAGGTCGAGGCGGGAACGAAGCTTCTCTCCGCGGTCGAGAAGATCGGGGTCAAGGTGCCGACCCTGTGCCACCACAAGGCGCTCACGCCGTACGGCGCCTGCCGGCTCTGCGTGGTCGAAGTCCAGGCGCCGGGCAGGGGTCCCGCGCTCCACGCTTCCTGCTCCTATCCCGCGATCGACGGGATCTCCGTCCTCACCGATACGGAGAGGGTCCGCAGGGCCCGGAAGATCGTCGCGGAGCTTCTCCTTGCCCGATGTCCGGGGTCGGACGTCATCCGGAGGATCGCCTCGGATCTCGGCGTTAAGGAGCCGCGGATCGCGAGCAAAAACGACGACTGCGTCTATTGCGGGCTCTGCGTCCGGATGTGCGCGGAGCGGATGGGCCGGAGCGCTGTCGGCTTTTCGGGGAGGGGCCCGAGGAAGCGGCTCGAGTCGCCCTTCGGGAAGCACAACGGAATCTGCTGGACGTGCGGGGCGTGCGATTTCATCTGCCCCGTCGGGAAGAAAGTGTCTTCCCTCACCAGCGGGAAGGATACGGTCCCGATCCACAACGAATACAACCTGAACCTGGACAGGCGTCCCGCCGTCTCCATCCTCTACCCGCAGGCGGTCCCGAACAAACCGGTGATCGACAAGGAGACCTGCCTCCACCTCAACCACGACGTGTGCGGGATCTGCGAGGCGGTGTGCGAGGCCAAGGCGATCGACTACAAGCGGCAGGACGAAACCGTAGAGCTGAACGTCGGCGCGGTCGTTCTTTCCCCGGGGTTCGAGCTCTTCGACCCGAAGGTCAAGGAGGACCTGGGGTACGGGCGGTACCGTAATGTACTGACGGCCCTCGAATTCGAGCGGATCCTCTCCGCCTCCGGGCCGTTCTCCGGCGAAGTGCTGCGGCCGTCCGACCGGAGCCATCCGAAACGGATCGCTTTCCTGCAATGCGTCGGGTCGAGGGACCACGAGAGGGACTACTGCTCCTCCGTCTGCTGCATGTACGCCACCAAGGAAGCGGTGATCGCGAAGGAGCACTCGAAGGAAGCGCTGCACTGCGACATCTTCTTCATGGACGTCCGGGCATACGGAAAAGGGTTCGAGGCCTACTACGAGACGGCGAAGAAGAACGGCGTGGGCTACATCCGGTGCCGGGTCCCGTCCGTCGAGGAGATCCCGGAGACGGGGAACCTGAAGGTCCACTACCTTGCCGAGGACGACCGGAAAGCTTCCTTGGAGTACGACCTCGTCGTCCTCTCCGTCGGCATGCAGCCGCCAAAAAAAGCGCAGGAGCTCGCCGCGACATTCGGGTTCGAATTGAACGACCACCGCTTCTGCCGGACCTCCGCCTTCCGGCCGATCGAGTCGACTCGGGACGGGGTTTTCGTGGCGGGGCCGTTCACGGAGCCGAAGGACATCCCGGAGACGGTCATGCAGGGGGGCGCCTCCGCGTCGAAGGTCCTTTCGCTCTTAAGCGACGTCAAGGGCAGCCTGATCCTTCCCAAGGAGTATCCGCCGGAACTGGATGTGGCCGGGCAGGAGCCCCGGGTCGGCGTGTTCGTGTGCCACTGCGGAACGAACATCGCCGGGGTGGTCAACGTTCCGGGGGTCGTCGAATACGCCCGGACGCTCCCGGGGGTGGTCTACGCGGAGAACAACCTCTACACCTGCTCCAACGACGCGCAGGAGCGGATCAAGGAGAAGATCCGGGAGCACAAACTGAACCGCGTCCTGGTCGCCTCCTGCACCCCCCGGACGCACGAACCGCTCTTTCGGAACACGATCCGGGAGGCGGGGCTCAATCCCTATCTCTTCGAAATGGCGAACATCCGGGACCAGTGCTCCTGGGTGCACATGCACGAGCCGGAAAAAGCCACGGCGAAGGCGAAGGACCTGGTGCGCATCGCGGACGCGAAGGCGGTTTTGCTTACACCGCTGCGGAAGGGGTCCGTGAGCGTGACGAAGGCCGCCCTCGTCATCGGGGGCGGGGTCTCCGGCATGACCTCCGCGCTCGACCTGGCGGGCCAGGGGTACGACGTCTACCTCCTGGAAAAGGAGAAGGAGCTCGGCGGGAACCTGCGGCGCCTGCGCTACCTGCTCGACGGCGAAGATCCGCGGCGGGAGCTTTCCTCCCTGCTCGGCAAGGTGGAAGCGAGCGACAAGATCGACGTGCTGACGGAGGCCGGGATCGTGAAGGTGGAGGGCTCCATCGGGCACTTCCGCACGAAGGTCCGGACGAACGGAGAAGATAGGGAGATCGAACACGGGGTGGCGATCGTCGCGACGGGGGCGAAGGAATACCTCCCGAAGGAATACCTATACGGGCAGGACGAACGGGTCCTGACGCAGCTGGAGCTGGAGGAGCGGCTGGCGGCGGACGGGAAACGGTTCCTCGCGGGGACAGGCGGCGCGCCGAAGACGGTCGTCATGATCCAGTGCGTCGGATCGCGGAACGAGGATCGCCCCTACTGCTCGCGGATGTGCTGCTCGGAAGCCGTGAAGAACGCCCTGAAGATCAAGGAGCTCTCGCCGGAAACGAACGTCTACGTCCTGTACCGCGACATCCGGACATACGGGTTCCGGGAGGGGTACTACACGAAGGCACGGCAGGAGGGCGTCGCGTTCGTCCGGTTCGACGAAAACCTCAAACCGGAGGTCGCCGCGAACGGGAAGGGGCTGAACGTCGGCGTCCGCGACACGGTTTTGGGATTCGATCTCGAGATCCCCGCGGACCTGGTCATCCTGTCGGCGGGAACGATCCCGAACGAAGAGAGCAAGGCCCTTGCGCAGCACTTCAAGGTCCCGTTGAACCAGGACGGGTTCTTCCTCGAAGCGCACCTTAAACTTCGGCCGGTGGATTTCGCGACCGACGGGGTCTACCTGTGCGGCCTGGCGCACTCGCCGAAGACGATCGAGGAAAGCATCGTCCAGGCGGGCGCCGCGAGCGCGAAGGCGGCCGTCATCCTCTCGAAGGACGCCCTCGACCTGGAGGCGAACATCTCACACGTGGTCGACGCGAACTGCGACGGATGCGCCTACTGCGTCGACCCCTGTCCGTTCAAGGCGGTCACCCTCCTCGAGTACATGTTCAAGGGGGCGGTCAAGAAGACCGTCGAGATCAACGAAAGTCTCTGCAAGGGATGCGGGACCTGCATGGCGACCTGCCCGAAGAAGGGGGTGTACGTCCGCGGGTTCACGCTCGAGCAGATCGGAGCTCAGATTTCCGCGGCTCTCGAGGCGGCGGGCGGATAA
- a CDS encoding NAD(P)H-dependent oxidoreductase subunit E gives MLMPILQEINAEFNYLPEDVLQYVARETGYPLSHIYKVATFYGSFSTVPRGKHLISVCLGTACYVKGSERLMEKISDRLEVKVGETTRDMRFTLKPARCIGCCGLAPAIMIDNVVYGKLTGKEIPKILDKYKAG, from the coding sequence ATGCTGATGCCGATCCTCCAGGAGATAAACGCGGAGTTCAACTACCTGCCGGAGGATGTGCTGCAATACGTGGCGCGGGAGACCGGCTACCCGCTCTCCCACATTTACAAGGTGGCGACCTTCTACGGCTCGTTCAGCACCGTCCCGCGGGGGAAGCACCTCATCAGCGTCTGCCTGGGAACGGCGTGCTACGTGAAGGGAAGCGAGCGGCTGATGGAAAAAATCAGCGACCGGCTCGAAGTCAAGGTCGGGGAGACGACGCGGGACATGCGGTTCACGCTCAAGCCCGCCCGGTGCATCGGCTGTTGCGGCCTGGCGCCCGCGATCATGATCGACAACGTGGTATACGGCAAGCTGACGGGGAAAGAGATCCCGAAAATCCTGGACAAGTACAAGGCCGGTTGA
- a CDS encoding 4Fe-4S dicluster domain-containing protein gives MPSASLRKTQVTPSLPSEIRKYGRFESVKCLNCGTCTITCDLTSDAASFPRRPIQFALLGLKEMVLEGLEPWLCHDCGDCSTKCPQQAEPGDSMATLRRYLIAQYDWTGLSGRMFSSKAWAAGSLLITGFLVLLLAALYHVYAVGLSVGDLVSTPMKLDHMFGTITWFTLFVILVPFLILLSHGYRMYRFTLGREAGASIPLPLLLSEAKMFFFHLSAQPGMKKCPEPERKNRRVKHLTLAAGCTLMLLILVFALRWFQTDLPYPVYDPQRWLGYLITAALLYGAGDILIGHLQKKEPLHKRSDFADYVLPLLLFLTALSGISVHVLRYLAHGMETDGLSTAAHGYAMATLFMYALHLAIAVPMLVIEMPFGRWSHMIYRPLALFFQAVREKTAALNAPGEEKSAA, from the coding sequence GTGCCATCCGCCTCTCTCCGAAAAACGCAAGTCACCCCCTCTCTCCCTTCCGAAATCCGTAAATATGGCCGATTCGAATCCGTCAAGTGCCTCAACTGCGGCACGTGCACGATAACCTGCGACCTGACAAGCGATGCGGCTTCCTTCCCCCGCAGGCCGATCCAGTTCGCGCTTCTCGGATTGAAGGAGATGGTTCTCGAAGGCCTCGAGCCGTGGCTCTGCCACGACTGCGGCGACTGCTCGACGAAATGCCCGCAGCAGGCCGAGCCGGGGGATTCGATGGCCACGCTCCGCCGCTACCTCATAGCGCAATATGACTGGACGGGCCTTTCCGGAAGGATGTTCAGCTCGAAGGCCTGGGCTGCCGGGTCCCTTCTCATCACCGGGTTCCTGGTCCTCCTGCTGGCGGCCCTTTACCACGTGTACGCGGTGGGATTGAGCGTCGGCGATCTCGTCTCCACGCCGATGAAACTGGATCACATGTTCGGCACGATCACGTGGTTCACTCTCTTCGTGATCCTCGTTCCGTTCTTGATCCTGCTGTCGCATGGCTACCGCATGTACCGGTTCACATTAGGACGAGAGGCGGGCGCTTCTATCCCGCTCCCCCTCCTGCTTTCCGAAGCGAAAATGTTCTTCTTCCACCTGTCGGCGCAACCGGGGATGAAAAAATGCCCGGAGCCTGAGCGGAAAAACCGACGGGTGAAACACCTGACGCTCGCCGCCGGCTGCACGCTGATGCTCTTGATACTTGTGTTCGCCCTGCGGTGGTTCCAGACCGACTTGCCATACCCGGTCTACGACCCCCAACGGTGGCTCGGGTATCTCATAACGGCCGCTCTCCTATATGGGGCCGGCGACATTCTCATCGGACACCTCCAGAAGAAGGAGCCGCTTCATAAAAGATCCGACTTTGCGGACTACGTGCTTCCGTTGCTCCTGTTCCTGACCGCTTTGAGCGGGATCTCGGTGCATGTATTGCGGTACCTGGCCCACGGGATGGAAACCGATGGCCTCTCGACGGCAGCCCATGGTTATGCAATGGCAACGCTTTTCATGTACGCCCTTCACCTGGCCATCGCCGTCCCGATGCTTGTGATCGAAATGCCGTTCGGGCGATGGTCCCACATGATCTACCGGCCCCTGGCGCTCTTCTTCCAGGCCGTCCGGGAGAAGACCGCCGCACTGAATGCGCCGGGAGAGGAAAAAAGCGCGGCATGA
- a CDS encoding hydrogenase iron-sulfur subunit yields MRDLHGDLPEEGGVRPRVHARADRSSDFRGSRGGGRIKRPTVEDETFEPLIIVLACNWCSYAGADLAGVSRQQYPPNVRIIRVMCSGMVHPNLVINALTKGADGVIMCGCHPGDCHYLEGNLTAQKRADGIFLMLEDFGIENERFRLEWVSASEGGKFAAVMREFTEEVRKLGPSPYRT; encoded by the coding sequence ATGCGGGACCTGCATGGCGACCTGCCCGAAGAAGGGGGTGTACGTCCGCGGGTTCACGCTCGAGCAGATCGGAGCTCAGATTTCCGCGGCTCTCGAGGCGGCGGGCGGATAAAGAGGCCGACGGTGGAAGACGAAACATTCGAGCCCCTGATCATCGTCCTCGCCTGCAACTGGTGTTCCTACGCCGGCGCGGACCTGGCGGGCGTGTCGCGGCAGCAGTACCCGCCCAACGTCCGGATCATCCGCGTGATGTGCTCCGGCATGGTCCATCCGAACCTCGTCATCAACGCGCTCACCAAGGGGGCGGACGGGGTGATCATGTGCGGGTGCCATCCCGGGGATTGCCATTACCTGGAGGGGAACCTTACGGCGCAGAAGCGGGCGGATGGGATCTTCCTCATGCTGGAGGACTTCGGGATCGAGAACGAGAGGTTCCGCCTGGAATGGGTCTCCGCGTCGGAAGGGGGAAAGTTCGCCGCCGTCATGCGGGAGTTCACCGAGGAGGTCCGCAAGCTGGGTCCGAGCCCGTACCGGACATAG
- a CDS encoding NADH-quinone oxidoreductase subunit NuoF, whose translation MGTCGIAAGAGEVLSAFRAEVGKNGLGDMGLCTSGCAGMCSKEPMVTVETKGGPAVLYGDVTPEKALRILKDHLQGGTPVREYALGIGAERDEIPFFRKQKAIVLRNRGIIDPDRIDEYIARDGYAALEKALGTMTPDEVIEEIKKSGLRGRGGAGFPTGKKWEICRAEEKAPKYLIGNCDEGDPGAYMDRSIFESDPHAVIEGMTIAAYAVGASHGYFYIRTEYPLAIRSAQAALSQAREHGLLGANILGSSFGFDIEIREGSGAFVCGEESSLIHSIEGESPEPKQRPPFPAQAGIWGCPTVINNVESLATVPAILREGAEWFSRIGTPTSKGTKIFSLVGAINNTGLIEVPMGITLREIVFEIGGGIQGNRKFKALQTGGPSGGCLPESMLDLPVDYESLAKSGSMMGSGGMIVIDEDTCMVDVAKFFVQFTNDESCGKCVSCRDGSDALLEVLTRIANGEGREGDLEFLDELCLAVKNASMCGLGATLPNPVLSTMKYFREEYEAHIRDRKCPALVCRNLIRYFIQPEKCNGCRLCAKNCPVDAISGDTKTVHVIDHAKCTRCGVCLEVCPPKVSAVMKVTGPPGPEGT comes from the coding sequence ATGGGGACGTGCGGGATCGCCGCGGGCGCGGGCGAAGTGCTTTCGGCCTTTCGTGCTGAAGTGGGAAAGAACGGCCTGGGCGACATGGGGCTTTGCACCTCCGGATGCGCCGGGATGTGTTCGAAGGAACCCATGGTGACCGTGGAAACGAAGGGCGGGCCCGCCGTCCTGTACGGAGACGTCACGCCGGAGAAGGCGCTACGGATACTGAAGGACCACCTTCAGGGAGGGACCCCGGTGCGCGAGTACGCCCTCGGAATCGGGGCGGAAAGGGACGAAATACCGTTCTTCCGAAAGCAGAAGGCGATCGTGCTGCGGAACCGGGGGATCATCGATCCGGACAGGATCGACGAGTACATCGCCCGTGACGGATACGCGGCCCTGGAAAAGGCCCTGGGAACGATGACGCCGGACGAAGTGATCGAGGAAATCAAGAAGTCCGGCTTGCGGGGGCGCGGGGGGGCGGGATTCCCGACGGGGAAAAAGTGGGAAATCTGCCGCGCTGAAGAAAAGGCGCCGAAGTACCTCATCGGCAACTGCGACGAAGGGGACCCCGGTGCCTACATGGACCGGAGCATCTTCGAATCGGATCCCCATGCGGTCATCGAAGGGATGACGATCGCCGCCTACGCCGTGGGCGCTTCCCACGGCTATTTCTACATCCGGACGGAATACCCGCTCGCCATAAGGAGCGCGCAGGCTGCCCTCTCACAGGCCAGGGAACACGGACTCCTCGGCGCGAACATCCTGGGGTCGTCTTTCGGCTTCGACATAGAGATCAGGGAGGGCTCCGGCGCCTTCGTGTGCGGAGAGGAAAGCTCCCTCATCCATTCGATCGAAGGGGAAAGCCCCGAACCGAAACAGCGCCCCCCTTTCCCCGCACAGGCGGGGATCTGGGGATGCCCCACCGTCATCAACAATGTGGAATCCCTGGCGACCGTACCCGCGATCCTCCGCGAGGGGGCGGAATGGTTCTCTCGGATCGGCACCCCGACGAGCAAGGGAACGAAGATCTTCTCTCTCGTCGGCGCGATCAATAACACGGGGCTGATCGAGGTCCCAATGGGGATCACACTGCGGGAGATCGTGTTCGAAATCGGCGGCGGAATCCAGGGAAACCGGAAATTCAAAGCCCTCCAGACCGGCGGCCCTTCGGGCGGCTGCCTTCCCGAGAGCATGCTCGACCTCCCCGTGGATTACGAAAGTCTGGCGAAGTCCGGCTCGATGATGGGATCCGGCGGGATGATCGTCATCGACGAAGACACCTGCATGGTCGACGTCGCGAAATTCTTCGTCCAGTTCACCAACGACGAGTCGTGCGGGAAATGCGTCTCCTGCCGGGACGGAAGCGACGCGCTGCTCGAAGTCCTTACGAGGATCGCCAACGGCGAGGGCCGCGAGGGGGACCTGGAATTTCTCGATGAGCTTTGCCTGGCCGTCAAGAACGCCTCCATGTGCGGCCTCGGGGCCACCCTTCCCAACCCCGTTCTCTCGACTATGAAATATTTCCGTGAGGAGTACGAAGCGCACATACGGGACAGGAAATGCCCCGCGCTGGTCTGCCGGAACCTGATCCGGTATTTCATCCAGCCCGAAAAGTGCAACGGGTGCCGACTTTGCGCGAAAAACTGCCCCGTCGACGCGATTTCCGGTGATACGAAAACCGTCCACGTCATCGATCACGCCAAGTGCACCAGGTGCGGCGTCTGTCTTGAGGTGTGCCCCCCGAAAGTGTCGGCGGTCATGAAGGTCACGGGACCGCCGGGCCCGGAGGGAACATGA
- a CDS encoding methyl viologen-reducing hydrogenase: protein MVRVAEEWFSICGGCEVTVLDIGEPLLDLLPKLQFVHMPVLMDHKIFGQTGQGTKMEIPEAEVGIISGGIRNEENRELAKEMRAKCKILIALGSCACFGGIPALANQFKLEELLDKVYRGSKSTPPAPTPATDIPPLTDRVYALDEVVKVDVYLPGCPTAPEIVAQALVSLLEGKAFSLPERSVCDDCPVKREEKADISLKRPLESIIPEGQALEGSRCFMELGYLCLGPVTRSGCGGSEKTPRCIKGRMPCRACFGPIRKDANPLVEIMGALSSIGLDPKTIPDRAATFQRYIGAQGRLRPLAKRP, encoded by the coding sequence ATGGTAAGAGTCGCAGAGGAGTGGTTCTCGATCTGCGGGGGGTGCGAGGTGACCGTTCTCGACATCGGGGAACCGTTGCTGGACCTTCTCCCGAAGCTTCAGTTCGTCCACATGCCGGTTCTCATGGACCACAAGATCTTCGGGCAGACGGGGCAGGGCACGAAGATGGAGATTCCCGAGGCGGAAGTCGGCATCATCTCCGGCGGGATCCGGAACGAGGAGAACCGGGAGCTCGCGAAGGAAATGAGGGCGAAGTGCAAGATACTGATCGCCCTGGGAAGCTGCGCATGCTTCGGCGGGATCCCCGCCCTGGCGAACCAGTTCAAGCTCGAAGAGCTGCTCGACAAGGTGTACCGGGGGTCGAAGTCGACGCCACCCGCGCCCACGCCGGCCACGGACATTCCGCCGCTGACCGACCGGGTCTACGCGCTGGACGAGGTCGTGAAGGTGGATGTCTACCTCCCCGGCTGCCCGACGGCGCCGGAAATCGTGGCGCAGGCGCTCGTATCGCTGCTGGAGGGTAAAGCGTTCTCCCTGCCGGAGAGGAGCGTGTGCGACGACTGCCCGGTGAAGCGGGAGGAGAAGGCGGATATCTCCCTGAAGCGTCCGCTCGAATCGATCATCCCGGAAGGCCAGGCCCTCGAGGGGTCCCGCTGCTTCATGGAGCTCGGCTACCTGTGCCTCGGCCCCGTGACGAGATCCGGCTGCGGCGGGTCCGAGAAGACGCCGCGGTGCATCAAGGGGCGGATGCCGTGCCGGGCCTGCTTCGGCCCGATCCGGAAGGACGCGAATCCGCTCGTCGAAATTATGGGGGCGCTTTCCAGCATCGGCCTCGATCCGAAAACCATCCCGGACCGGGCGGCAACCTTCCAGCGCTACATCGGCGCCCAGGGACGGCTGCGGCCCCTGGCGAAAAGACCGTAA
- a CDS encoding Ni/Fe hydrogenase subunit alpha has protein sequence MTQKIVIQPVTRIEGHAKVTIQLDDAGNVKDTKVNVIELRGFEKFLLGKPVEELPRIVTSICGVCPWSHHLASAKACDAVFGVAEIPSAGRKLRELCNFIAFTEEHILQFYFLSGADFVMGPDAPYAVRNVIGIAGAVPDVAKTVVRCRTLGARMLDKVSGKSIHPVTAVPGGFSKALTAEERDAIKPMAQEIHELAKFTMDYAKKNIFPKYLEVVKTLGVIETGFLGTVGKNGALDLYDGALRMMTADGKYEDFASGQYTDHIVEHVEPWTYLKFPYMKKAGKFSMDLAAPSGIYRVNTLARLNVCDGITTPLAQKEFEEFRSAFGRPAQLTLLYHWARLIELLHASERIIELLNDPEITSTEVRVPVTPRAARGVGSVEAPRGTLIHDYETDDNGIVTNVNLIVATTNNNAAINMSVRQAASLVIRNGVYDEGALNKVEMAIRAYDPCLSCATHALDGKLPVKVEIVDPEGKQLDVLTNC, from the coding sequence ATGACACAAAAAATAGTTATCCAGCCGGTGACGAGAATAGAAGGCCATGCCAAGGTGACCATCCAGCTTGACGACGCCGGGAACGTCAAGGACACCAAGGTCAACGTGATCGAGCTTCGGGGGTTCGAGAAGTTCCTCCTCGGAAAGCCCGTGGAGGAGCTGCCGCGGATCGTGACGAGCATCTGCGGCGTGTGCCCCTGGTCCCACCACCTCGCGAGCGCGAAGGCGTGCGACGCCGTCTTCGGCGTGGCGGAGATCCCGTCCGCGGGGAGGAAGCTGCGCGAGCTGTGCAACTTCATCGCCTTCACCGAGGAACACATCCTCCAGTTCTACTTCCTCTCGGGGGCCGACTTCGTGATGGGTCCGGACGCCCCTTACGCCGTGCGGAACGTCATCGGGATCGCCGGGGCTGTGCCCGACGTGGCGAAGACGGTCGTCCGGTGCCGGACACTCGGCGCCCGGATGCTGGATAAGGTTTCGGGGAAATCGATCCATCCGGTCACGGCGGTGCCGGGAGGGTTCAGCAAGGCGCTCACCGCCGAAGAGCGGGACGCGATCAAACCCATGGCGCAGGAGATCCACGAGCTCGCCAAGTTCACGATGGACTATGCGAAGAAGAACATCTTCCCGAAATACCTCGAAGTGGTGAAAACGCTGGGCGTCATCGAGACGGGGTTCCTGGGCACGGTGGGGAAGAACGGCGCCCTTGACCTCTACGACGGAGCCCTGCGGATGATGACCGCCGACGGGAAATACGAGGACTTCGCCTCCGGCCAGTACACGGACCACATCGTGGAGCACGTGGAGCCGTGGACGTACCTCAAGTTTCCCTACATGAAGAAAGCCGGGAAGTTCTCCATGGATCTCGCGGCGCCCTCGGGGATCTACCGGGTGAACACGCTCGCCCGGCTCAACGTCTGCGACGGGATCACTACGCCGCTCGCGCAGAAGGAGTTCGAGGAGTTCCGGAGCGCCTTCGGCAGGCCCGCCCAGCTCACTCTCCTCTACCACTGGGCCCGGCTGATCGAGCTGCTCCACGCCTCGGAACGGATCATCGAGCTTTTGAACGACCCGGAAATCACGAGCACCGAAGTGCGGGTCCCGGTCACGCCGAGGGCCGCGCGCGGCGTCGGTTCCGTGGAGGCGCCGAGAGGAACGCTGATCCACGACTACGAAACCGACGACAACGGGATCGTCACGAACGTCAACCTCATCGTGGCGACCACCAACAACAACGCCGCGATCAACATGTCCGTGCGGCAGGCGGCCTCATTGGTGATCAGGAACGGCGTCTATGACGAAGGGGCGCTCAACAAGGTGGAGATGGCGATCCGAGCCTACGACCCATGCCTCTCCTGCGCGACCCATGCGCTGGATGGAAAGCTGCCCGTGAAGGTGGAAATCGTCGATCCGGAAGGAAAGCAGCTCGACGTGCTGACGAACTGCTGA